A single genomic interval of Falco cherrug isolate bFalChe1 chromosome 8, bFalChe1.pri, whole genome shotgun sequence harbors:
- the ACADL gene encoding long-chain specific acyl-CoA dehydrogenase, mitochondrial, translated as MAARLLRLRGLLRAAGPRPFSAQASPLQTEQHGTKRQEPSSAKSLIDIGTRRIFSSDHDIFRDSARKFFQEEVLPFHAEWEKDGQVSRELWEKAGQQGLLGVAIAEKHGGIGADILSSAIVWEEQMYVNCTGPGFSLHSDIVMPYIANYGSEEQIKRFIPEMVAGRCIGAIAMTEPGAGSDLQGVRTYAKKDGSDWILNGSKVFITNGWMSDVVIVVAVTDREARSPAHGISLFLVENGTKGFIKGRKLNKIGLKAQDTAELFFEDVRLPASALLGKENKGFYYLMAELPQERLLIADMALAGCEFMFEETRNYVKQRKAFGKTIAHLQTVQHKLAEMKTQICVGRAFMDNCLQLHADKRLDSSTASMAKYWCSDLQNSIATQCVQLHGGWGYMWEYPIAKAFVDARVQPIYGGTNEIMKELIARDIVSDK; from the exons ATGGCGGCGCGGCTGCTCCGCCTGCGGGGGTTGCTGAGGGCCGCGGGCCCCCGGCCCTTCTCTGCCCAGGCGAG tCCTCTGCAAACTGAACAGCATGGCACAAAGCGCCAAGAACCATCTTCTGCTAAAAGTTTGATTGATATAGGCACTCGGAGGATCTTTTCATCAGATCATGATATCTTCAGGGACAGTGCCAGGAAGTTCTTTCAGGAAGAAGTGCTGCCTTTTCATGCAGA ATGGGAAAAGGATGGCCAGGTGAGCAGGGAGCTCTGGGAAAAGGCTGGACAGCAGGGTTTGCTGGGTGTTGCTATTGCTGAAAAACATGGAGGCATTGGAGCAGATATTCTCTCTTCAGCTATAGTCTGGGAGGAGCA GATGTATGTTAACTGTACAGGCCCAGGATTCAGTCTTCATTCAGATATAGTCATGCCCTACATTGCAAACTATGGCTCTGAAGAACAGATTAAACGCTTTATCCCTGAAATGGTTGCAGGCAGGTGTATTGGAGCTATTGCCATGACAGAACCTGGGGCTGGCAG tGACTTGCAGGGAGTACGAACTTACGCGAAAAAAGATGGAAGTGACTGGATTCTTAATGGGAGTAAG GTATTCATCACTAATGGTTGGATGAGCGATGTAGTGATCGTGGTTGCAGTTACAGACCGGGAGGCCCGATCTCCTGCTCACGGAATCAGCCTTTTTCTGGTGGAAAATGGAACAAAAGGTTTCATCAAAGGACGCAAGCTGAACAAAATAGGCCTGAAAGCTCAA gacacagcagagctgttttttGAAGATGTGCGGTTGCCAGCCAGTGCCTTGCTTGGAAAAGAGAATAAAGGCTTCTATTACCTCATGGCAGAGCTCCCTCAG gaaagacTGCTAATTGCTGATATGGCTCTTGCTGGTTGTGAATTCATGTTTGAAGAAACAAGGAATTATgtgaagcagagaaaagcttttGGGAAGACAATTGCACACTTGCAG ACAGTACAACACAAGTTGGCAGAAATGAAAACGCAGATTTGCGTGGGCCGAGCTTTTATGGACAACTGTTTGCAGCTGCATGCAGATAAACGTCTGGACTCCTCCACAGCTTCTATGGCAAAGTATTG GTGTTCTGATCTGCAAAACAGCATAGCTACACAGTGTGTGCAACTGCATGGAGGATGGGGGTACATGTGGGAGTATCCAATTGCAAA agcTTTCGTGGATGCCCGTGTTCAGCCAATCTATGGAGGTACcaatgaaataatgaaagaacTTATTGCTAGAGACATTGTCAGTGACAAGTAG